One genomic window of Pseudohongiella acticola includes the following:
- a CDS encoding LysR family transcriptional regulator — MKKIDLNLFLVFDTIYTERNLTQAAKSLAITQPAVSNALSRLRRVFNDELFVRTSKGMLPTPVADGIAQNVSAALGLLNASVLEREEFSPDSADRTYHFSMTDLAEAVILPRLFPFFELNAPHLVLQSYYTKRHELVRHLSRGELDFAIDVPLIEDTQVSHQSLISDHYVCAMRPGHPLADQELTLEAYLNLRHIHVSSRRKGLGQVDMALLKHQAERRIQLRVQHYRVAAEVVSGTDQVLTVPRFLASQYNLTLRPLPFDVPPLDLHLYWHRQSDSDPSHRWLRESLLALFKSD; from the coding sequence GCAATCTGACGCAGGCGGCAAAATCGCTGGCGATCACTCAGCCGGCGGTGAGCAATGCGTTGTCACGCCTGCGCCGGGTATTCAATGATGAGCTGTTTGTGCGGACCTCAAAAGGCATGCTGCCGACGCCGGTTGCTGATGGTATCGCGCAGAATGTGTCTGCCGCGTTGGGCCTGTTGAATGCCAGCGTACTTGAGCGCGAAGAGTTCAGTCCGGATTCGGCTGACCGGACCTATCACTTCAGTATGACCGATCTCGCCGAAGCCGTAATTCTGCCGAGGCTGTTCCCGTTTTTTGAGCTCAATGCGCCACACCTGGTGCTGCAGAGTTACTATACTAAGCGGCATGAACTGGTCAGGCATCTGTCGCGAGGTGAACTCGATTTTGCCATTGATGTGCCGTTGATCGAAGACACGCAAGTGTCGCATCAGTCCCTGATCAGTGATCACTATGTCTGTGCGATGCGCCCGGGGCACCCGCTGGCAGACCAGGAGCTGACACTGGAAGCGTACCTGAACCTGCGCCATATTCATGTCTCAAGCCGCCGCAAAGGCCTTGGTCAAGTCGATATGGCATTGCTCAAGCATCAGGCCGAGCGTCGCATTCAGTTGCGCGTGCAACATTACCGGGTGGCTGCGGAGGTGGTCAGTGGTACCGATCAGGTGTTGACGGTACCTCGATTCCTGGCTTCCCAGTACAACCTGACGCTGCGGCCGCTGCCCTTTGATGTTCCTCCTCTGGACCTGCACCTCTACTGGCACCGTCAGTCGGACAGTGACCCTTCGCATCGCTGGCTGCGCGAAAGCCTGCTGGCATTATTCAAGTCAGACTAG